One window of Papaver somniferum cultivar HN1 chromosome 9, ASM357369v1, whole genome shotgun sequence genomic DNA carries:
- the LOC113312760 gene encoding uncharacterized protein LOC113312760 has translation MLNKHNPEIIFLSETKQQSRNLKKILGNIGVTNFWFVEPKGKAKTAGGLVLAWKTILDITIEDFSDHHINATIKPLHGEPWLFTGYYGSPFTTNGKLHSWNMIENTCATNSLPWLIMGDCNFVLHEHEKFSQHPINQAEADIFLRKIEEAHFSDLSYTECPFTWTNKRTGPHLTEQRLDIGLPNEAWLDIQPNTTISNLTAIGSDHNLIIINTNPNWKLGQIPFKFFGPWINHEDCKSIIVECWNTVHKGSLSIKIARKLRDIKVRLKQWNKEVYGNIKLGDRNTGYFHIAIKKRYRRNKIDSIQKEDGTWIQDNAEITKTFTNHFANMATAETITINPFIIKLIPTTITLQENQNLLRTAEPLEIKNILFSMAGDKAPGPNGFPKKIFQANWDIVGEDIIHMVENFFTYGHILKEMNSTFISLIPKTDKPTTPAQFRPISLCNTTYKIISKLIAQRLKPLLPKIISPFQSSFIHGRKISDNIAIAYEIIHHMNTRRGKKGSNGTVGIKIDMAKAFDRVNWDFLLQVLSQMGFSSQWFNLIHQCISTTSMAVLVNGSPGKFFKPSRGLRQGDPLSPYLFLFCMKALSRYLTHAETQQQIHGIKI, from the coding sequence ATGCTAAATAAACATAACCCTGAGATCATCTTCCTCTCTGAGACTAAACAACAATCTAGAAATCTTAAGAAAATCCTAGGAAATATAGGAGTCACTAATTTCTGGTTTGTTGAACCAAAGGGCAAAGCCAAAACTGCTGGAGGTCTAGTTCTTGCTTGGAAAACCATCTTAGATATCACAATTGAGGATTTCTCTGACCATCACATTAATGCCACCATTAAACCTTTGCATGGAGAACCTTGGCTTTTTACTGGCTACTATGGCAGTCCCTTTACTACTAATGGTAAGTTACACTCTTGGAATATGATTGAAAATACATGTGCTACTAACTCTCTACCTTGGTTGATCATGGGTGACTGTAATTTTGTGCTTCATGAACATGAGAAATTCAGCCAACATCCTATTAATCAAGCTGAAGCTGATATATTCTTAAGAAAGATTGAAGAAGCTCATTTCTCTGATTTGAGCTATACTGAATGCCCTTTCACCTGGACTAACAAAAGAACTGGTCCTCATCTCACTGAGCAAAGATTAGACATAGGTCTACCTAATGAAGCTTGGTTAGATATTCAACCCAACACCACTATTTCAAACCTCACTGCCATAGGTTCTGATCACAACCTAATCATCATCAATACCAATCCCAATTGGAAACTAGGTCAAATACCCTTCAAATTCTTTGGCCCCTGGATCAACCATGAAGACTGCAAGAGTATTATAGTTGAATGCTGGAATACAGTTCATAAAGGATCTCTATCCATTAAAATAGCCAGGAAACTTAGAGATATAAAAGTCAGACTGAAGCAGTGGAACAAAGAAGTTTATGGCAATATCAAGCTAGGGGATAGAAACACTGGATACTTCCACATTGCTATTAAGAAAAGATACAGAAGGAACAAGATTGACTCCATACAAAAAGAAGATGGCACCTGGATCCAAGACAATGCTGAAATCACCAAGACCTTCACTAATCACTTTGCTAATATGGCTACTGCTGAAACCATAACCATTAATCCATTCATTATAAAGCTTATCCCCACTACCATTACTTTACAAGAGAACCAGAATCTTCTCAGAACAGCTGAACCTCTGGAAATTAAAAACATTCTCTTTAGCATGGCTGGAGACAAAGCCCCAGGTCCCAATGGGTTCCCCAAAAAAATTTTTCAAGCCAACTGGGATATTGTGGGAGAAGACATCATTCACATGGTTGAAAATTTCTTTACCTATGGACATATCCTCAAAGAAATGAACTCCACTTTCATATCTCTCATTCCCAAAACTGATAAGCCTACCACTCCAGCTCAATTCAGACCCATCTCTCTGTGCAACACCACCTACAAAATCATATCTAAACTCATTGCTCAAAGACTAAAACCCCTGCTACCTAAAATCATATCTCCATTTCAATCTTCCTTCATacatggaagaaaaatatctgACAACATAGCCATAGCCTATGAAATTATCCACCACATGAATACCAGAAGAGGGAAAAAAGGGAGTAATGGCACAGTAGGCATAAAAATAGACATGgcaaaagcctttgacagagtCAACTGGGATTTTCTCCTTCAAGTTCTGTCCCAAATGGGATTCAGTTCTCAGTGGTTCAATCTAATACACCAATGCATTTCCACCACAAGCATGGCTGTTCTTGTTAATGGATCTCCAGGCAAGTTTTTCAAACCCTCTAGAGGCCTAAGACAAGGGGATCCCCTATCcccttatctttttctcttctgCATGAAAGCCCTCTCCAGATACCTGACTCATGCTGAAACCCAACAACAAATCCATGGAATCAAAATATGA
- the LOC113308527 gene encoding 3-ketoacyl-CoA synthase 12-like gives MEDHVMIIFVLPFVFSLVFLLWKKLVEKWRGQACYILDYECYKPTDDRKLDTHFCGNLVMRNETLGLPEYKFLLKAIVSSGIGEETYGPRNIIAGHENTPTLKDSLVEVEEFFYDTLDKLFARSNVSPKDIDILVVNISMFATSPSLTARIVNRYKMREDVQVFNLSGMGCSASLISIDLVRNIFRVRKKRLAIVVTSESIGPNWYSGNAKSMILANCLFRSGGCAILLSNNPRLKHKAMFELKCLVRTHLGSSDEAYECCMQKEDELERPGFHLGKNLPKAATRAFIENLRELGPKILPLPELIRYVLVSNLRRYVTSKQSGGGVGSSVNFKTAVDHFCLHTGGKAVIEGVGKSLGLAEDDIEPARMTLHRFGNTSASSLWYVLGYMEAKKRLKKGDRILMISFGAGFKCNSCHWEVLRDLDDPNVWQDCIASYPRSNLSNPFMEKYSWINEADPNTSTDELIKKMKSQFLSDSHTC, from the coding sequence ATGGAAGATCATGTAATGATAATATTCGTACTACCATTTGTGTTTTCTCTAGTGTTTTTACTCTGGAAGAAGTTGGTTGAGAAATGGAGAGGTCAAGCTTGTTATATATTGGATTATGAATGTTACAAACCAACCGATGATAGAAAACTTGATACACACTTCTGTGGAAATCTCGTAATGAGAAACGAGACTTTGGGTCTTCCGGAATACAAATTCCTTTTAAAAGCCATTGTCAGCTCAGGCATTGGTGAAGAAACTTATGGACCTAGAAACATCATCGCAGGTCATGAGAATACTCCAACTCTCAAAGATAGTCTCGTTGAAGTAGAAGAATTCTTTTACGATACTCTCGATAAGCTTTTCGCGAGATCGAATGTTTCTCCAAAAGACATTGATATCCTGGTCGTTAATATCTCCATGTTTGCTACTTCTCCTTCTTTAACTGCAAGGATAGTTAACCGTTACAAAATGAGAGAAGACGTTCAAGTGTTTAATTTGTCAGGCATGGGCTGCAGTGCTAGCTTGATATCAATCGACCTTGTTCGAAACATCTTCAGAGTTCGTAAGAAAAGATTGGCGATCGTCGTTACCTCCGAATCTATAGGCCCCAACTGGTATTCAGGAAACGCCAAGTCCATGATTCTTGCAAACTGTCTATTTAGATCAGGTGGGTGTGCTATTCTTTTATCAAATAATCCACGTTTAAAACATAAAGCCATGTTTGAATTGAAATGTCTAGTTAGGACTCACTTAGGTTCAAGTGATGAAGCTTATGAATGTTGCATGCAAAAAGAGGATGAACTTGAAAGACCAGGATTTCATCTAGGCAAAAACTTACCCAAAGCTGCGACTAGAGCATTCATAGAAAACTTAAGGGAACTAGGACCTAAAATATTACCATTACCGGAGTTAATCCGTTACGTTCTAGTATCAAACCTTCGTCGGTACGTGACATCAAAACAAAGTGGTGGCGGTGTTGGTAGTAGTGTGAATTTTAAGACTGCCGTCGATCATTTTTGCCTTCACACCGGTGGAAAGGCGGTTATTGAGGGAGTTGGAAAGAGCCTGGGGTTGGCAGAAGACGACATAGAACCGGCTAGGATGACACTACATAGATTTGGTAATACATCAGCCAGTAGTCTCTGGTATGTCTTAGGGTATATGGAAGCAAAAAAGAGACTTAAAAAGGGAGATAGGATTTTGATGATAAGCTTTGGTGCTGGTTTTAAGTGCAACAGTTGTCACTGGGAGGTCTTAAGAGATTTGGATGATCCAAATGTTTGGCAAGATTGTATTGCTAGTTACCCTCGAAGTAACTTAAGTAACCCTTTTATGGAGAAGTATAGTTGGATTAATGAAGCTGATCCAAACACAAGTACAGATGAAttgataaagaagatgaaatcaCAGTTTTTGAGTGACTCTCACACTTGTTAA